In Carya illinoinensis cultivar Pawnee chromosome 9, C.illinoinensisPawnee_v1, whole genome shotgun sequence, the following are encoded in one genomic region:
- the LOC122277444 gene encoding putative pentatricopeptide repeat-containing protein At5g37570, producing MPLPRSYSTFLSSNSLPKLKSTTGTSTSFSIPSVPTLLRACKTSLQLHQLHAHIIRKGLEQDHFVVTLFVSLCNSLCTLSYSTSVFNRVLRPNNFLWNSLISGYCEKSHFIDAVSIFIRMKREERMPDKYTYPSLIKSCSSECQVGLGKSIHGSALRCGVEGDAYVRTSLIDLYGKCREIASARKIFDDMSERSVVSWTAMVVGYASVGDLVEAKRLFDEMPQRNIVSWNAIIGGLVKLGELKGARRIFDEMPEKNVVSYTTMIDGYAKAGDMASARFLFEQVPDRDVFVWSTLISGYAQNGQPNDALKVFLEMDSSGVKPDEYIMVSLMSACSQVGGLELAIWVDSYVSRSKIDTCQPHVAAARVDMNAKCGNMELATKLFEEMPNKDLISYCSMIQGLSYRGHGKQAVGLFNRMLNEGLAPDEVAFTIILSVCSHAGLVEEGWHYFESMKYDYSMVPSPDHYACMVDLLSRSGRLKEGYELIKSMPVEPHAGAWGALLGACKLQCDVELGEVIAARLLELEPHNPANYVLLSNIYAAADRWLDVSLVREKMKEKGVRKIPGCSWI from the coding sequence ATGCCTCTCCCTCGCAGTTACTCTACCTTCCTCTCCTCCAATAGCCTCCCCAAACTTAAGTCGACCACCGGCACCAGCACCAGCTTCTCTATCCCTTCTGTCCCAACCCTCCTGAGAGCCTGCAAGACCTCCCTCCAACTCCACCAACTCCACGCCCACATCATCCGCAAAGGCCTCGAGCAAGACCACTTCGTTGTCACCCTTTTCGTCTCCCTCTGCAACTCCCTCTGCACCCTCTCCTACTCTACCAGCGTCTTCAACCGTGTTCTCAGGCCCAATAACTTTCTCTGGAACTCTCTCATCAGTGGTTACTGCGAGAAGTCTCATTTCATCGACGCCGTTTCGATCTTTATTCGCATGAAGAGGGAGGAGCGCATGCCCGATAAGTACACATACCCGTCGCTCATTAAATCCTGTTCCAGCGAGTGCCAGGTTGGGTTAGGGAAATCAATTCATGGGTCCGCGTTGAGGTGTGGAGTTGAAGGGGATGCCTACGTCAGGACGAGTTTGATTGACTTGTATGGGAAATGTAGAGAGATTGCGAGTGCTCGTAAGATCTTCGATGATATGTCTGAGAGAAGTGTTGTTTCGTGGACGGCTATGGTTGTCGGGTATGCCTCTGTTGGGGATTTAGTGGAGGCAAAGAGGCTGTTCGATGAGATGCCGCAGAGAAATATAGTGTCGTGGAATGCAATTATTGGCGGGCTAGTAAAACTGGGTGAATTGAAGGGTGCTAGAAGGATATTTGATGAAATGCCCGAAAAGAATGTGGTGTCTTATACTACAATGATTGATGGGTATGCAAAGGCGGGTGACATGGCTTCCGCAAGGTTTTTGTTTGAGCAGGTCCCTGATAGGGATGTTTTTGTGTGGTCGACCTTGATATCGGGGTATGCACAGAATGGTCAGCCTAACGACGCGTTGAAAGTTTTTCTTGAAATGGATTCAAGTGGTGTAAAGCCGGATGAGTATATTATGGTAAGCTTGATGTCAGCTTGTTCCCAAGTGGGTGGTTTGGAATTGGCTATTTGGGTTGACTCCTATGTGAGCCGGAGCAAAATAGATACTTGTCAACCTCATGTTGCTGCAGCTCGTGTCGACATGAATGCGAAGTGTGGAAACATGGAGTTGGCGACGAAGTTGTTTGAGGAAATGCCCAATAAGGACCTAATCTCATATTGTTCCATGATACAAGGGCTGTCGTATCGTGGGCATGGGAAACAGGCTGTTGGCCTATTCAATAGGATGCTAAACGAAGGGCTGGCTCCGGATGAGGTAGCCTTCACGATTATCCTGTCAGTGTGTAGTCACGCTGGGCTTGTTGAGGAGGGTTGGCACTACTTTGAATCCATGAAATATGACTACTCCATGGTTCCCTCTCCTGATCATTATGCTTGCATGGTCGATCTTCTTAGCAGGTCAGGAAGGCTGAAAGAAGGTTATGAACTTATAAAATCAATGCCGGTGGAGCCACATGCTGGTGCCTGGGGTGCACTTCTTGGGGCCTGTAAGCTACAGTGCGACGTGGAATTAGGGGAGGTGATCGCTGCTCGCCTTCTTGAGCTTGAGCCACATAATCCCGCTAATTATGTGTTGTTGTCCAACATCTATGCAGCAGCTGACCGATGGTTGGATGTTTCTCTTGTGAgggaaaaaatgaaggaaaaaggaGTTAGGAAAATACCTGGTTGCAGTTGGATTTAG